A single region of the Pseudorhodoplanes sp. genome encodes:
- a CDS encoding xanthine dehydrogenase family protein molybdopterin-binding subunit yields MTIQTKPVPAAAANHATDNRWALAKFAIGQPVLRTEDPVLVQGQARYTDDISLPGQAFAAVVRSPHAHGILRGVDTRAALAMPGVLGIYTADDLKSYGPLKCGVPFKNRDGSEMKKPLRPALASGKVRFVGDPVAIVVAETSLQAKDAAEAVALDIDPLPAVTLASEAAKPTAPQLFDDVPNNVSLDYHYGDSEKVAAAFAQAAHVTKLSMRNTRLIVAAMEPRSAIGVHDKAREHWTLHSASQGVFGMKGQLVDIFKTTPDKMRVLTGNVGGSFGMKAAVYPEYVAILHAARALGRPVKWTDERSGSFVSDHHGRDHEVVGELALDKDGNFLAVRLTSFANMGAFLATVGPLAGTLNAVKNVASVYRTPLLEVSAKCVFTNTTHVSAYRGAGRPEGNYYMERLIDAAAAEMGIDRIALRRKNHIRPSQIPYTASSGMKYDSGDFPAVFKEALDAADVKGFAARKRESKKRGKLRGLGIGSYLEVTAPPNKEMGGVRFEENGDVTIITGTLDYGQGHAAPFAQVLSEKLGIPFNRIRLLQGDSDELIAGGGTGGSRSITASGAAIVEAAAKVVERGKIIASHVLEAAPADIEFDKGRFVIAGTDRAIGIMELADKIRAGLALPDGEPHSLDVKHATEGIPSAFPNGCHVAEVEIDPDTGVVEVVKYSSVNDFGNLINPLLVEGQVHGGVLQGIGQALMENVAYDEDGQILSGSFMDYAMPRAVHAPAVGFLSHPVPATTNPLGTKGCGEAGCAGALTSVMNAVVDALSVYGIRHIDMPATSARVWAAIQKAKPNAA; encoded by the coding sequence ATGACCATCCAGACCAAGCCTGTTCCCGCCGCTGCCGCCAATCATGCGACCGACAATCGATGGGCCCTTGCCAAATTCGCCATCGGCCAGCCGGTGCTGCGTACGGAAGACCCGGTTCTGGTGCAAGGTCAGGCCCGCTATACCGACGATATCAGTCTGCCCGGGCAGGCCTTTGCCGCGGTCGTGCGCTCGCCCCATGCACACGGCATCCTCCGCGGCGTCGACACGAGGGCCGCGCTCGCCATGCCGGGTGTGCTCGGCATCTATACGGCTGATGATCTGAAAAGCTACGGCCCGCTGAAATGCGGCGTGCCGTTCAAGAACCGCGACGGTTCGGAGATGAAAAAGCCGCTGCGCCCGGCGCTGGCCTCCGGCAAGGTGCGCTTTGTCGGCGATCCGGTGGCGATCGTGGTTGCGGAGACGTCGCTGCAGGCCAAGGACGCCGCCGAGGCGGTCGCGCTCGATATCGATCCCCTGCCCGCCGTGACGCTCGCCAGCGAAGCCGCAAAGCCTACCGCGCCTCAATTGTTTGATGACGTGCCGAACAACGTCTCGCTCGACTATCACTATGGCGACAGCGAGAAAGTCGCTGCCGCCTTCGCGCAAGCCGCGCATGTGACCAAGCTCTCCATGCGCAACACGCGCCTGATCGTCGCCGCCATGGAGCCGCGCTCGGCGATCGGCGTCCATGACAAGGCCCGCGAGCACTGGACGCTGCATTCGGCGAGCCAGGGCGTGTTCGGCATGAAGGGGCAGCTCGTCGACATCTTCAAGACCACGCCGGACAAGATGCGCGTCCTTACCGGCAATGTCGGCGGCTCATTCGGCATGAAGGCTGCGGTCTATCCGGAATATGTCGCGATCCTGCATGCGGCGCGCGCGCTCGGACGTCCGGTCAAATGGACCGACGAACGCTCCGGCAGTTTTGTCTCCGATCATCACGGTCGCGATCACGAGGTTGTCGGCGAACTTGCGCTTGACAAGGACGGCAACTTTCTCGCGGTGCGGCTGACCAGCTTCGCCAATATGGGTGCATTCCTGGCGACGGTCGGCCCGCTCGCCGGCACGCTCAACGCGGTGAAAAATGTCGCCAGCGTCTACCGCACACCTTTACTCGAAGTCTCTGCCAAATGCGTGTTCACCAACACCACCCATGTCTCGGCCTATCGCGGCGCAGGCCGCCCGGAAGGCAATTATTACATGGAGCGGCTGATCGATGCGGCGGCGGCGGAAATGGGCATCGACCGTATTGCGCTGCGCAGGAAGAATCATATTCGCCCGTCACAAATACCTTACACCGCTTCATCGGGCATGAAGTATGACAGCGGCGATTTTCCCGCGGTCTTCAAGGAGGCGCTCGATGCTGCCGATGTGAAAGGCTTTGCCGCCCGCAAGCGCGAGAGCAAGAAGCGCGGCAAATTGCGCGGGCTCGGCATCGGCTCCTATCTCGAAGTGACCGCCCCGCCAAACAAGGAAATGGGCGGCGTTCGGTTCGAAGAGAACGGCGACGTCACCATCATCACCGGCACGCTGGATTACGGACAGGGCCACGCTGCGCCTTTCGCGCAGGTACTTTCCGAAAAACTCGGCATCCCCTTCAATCGCATCCGCCTGCTGCAAGGCGACAGCGACGAACTGATTGCAGGCGGCGGCACCGGCGGTTCGCGCTCGATCACCGCAAGCGGCGCGGCCATCGTGGAAGCGGCGGCGAAAGTGGTCGAGCGTGGCAAGATCATCGCCTCGCACGTGCTGGAGGCCGCGCCCGCCGATATCGAATTCGACAAGGGCCGCTTTGTCATCGCCGGCACCGACCGTGCCATCGGCATTATGGAACTGGCGGATAAAATCCGCGCCGGCCTCGCGCTTCCGGATGGAGAGCCGCACTCGCTTGACGTCAAGCATGCGACGGAGGGCATTCCGTCCGCCTTCCCGAACGGCTGCCACGTTGCGGAGGTCGAGATCGATCCGGATACCGGCGTGGTCGAGGTGGTGAAATATTCCTCTGTCAACGACTTCGGCAATCTGATCAATCCGCTGCTGGTGGAAGGCCAGGTGCATGGCGGCGTGCTGCAAGGCATCGGCCAGGCCTTGATGGAGAATGTCGCCTATGACGAGGACGGGCAAATCCTGTCCGGCTCGTTCATGGACTATGCGATGCCGCGCGCGGTGCATGCACCTGCCGTCGGCTTTCTCAGTCATCCGGTGCCGGCGACAACCAATCCACTCGGCACCAAGGGCTGCGGTGAGGCCGGCTGCGCGGGCGCCCTCACCTCGGTGATGAATGCTGTCGTCGATGCGCTGTCGGTGTATGGCATCCGTCATATCGACATGCCGGCGACATCAGCACGAGTATGGGCCGCGATTCAGAAGGCTAAACCAAACGCAGCGTAG